The Euphorbia lathyris chromosome 2, ddEupLath1.1, whole genome shotgun sequence genome includes a window with the following:
- the LOC136218889 gene encoding CBS domain-containing protein CBSX5 isoform X1: MAVSLLTHVISDLCLGKPALRSLPLTATVAEALSALKNTDDNFLSVWKCDHTSKSITKTGFNGDHVDDDNCKCVGKVSMVDVICYLSQDNNLVSPAVALESPVSVLLPEIPGLVMHVDPSSSLLEAIDLIIEGAQNLVVPIKTRVTTSRRKHQAKVSATLTGLTTIHDGGREFCWLAQEDIVRFLLSSIGLFSPIPALSIDTLGIITTEIFTITYNSPASAALEAISTSLATQTSVAVVDGEEGVLIGELSPSTLACCDETVAAAITTLSAGDLMAYIDCGGPPEDLVRVVMARCKQRGLEAMLEEFTKSSNSLVSHSSFSSSSSSDEESVSRRYSRSMSYSARMGRRAEAIVCHPKSSLVAVMIQAIAHRVNYVWVVEDDCSLVGIVTFCNMLEVFREHLESLA, translated from the exons atggcagtGAGCTTACTTACGCACGTGATATCCGACCTCTGTCTTGGCAAACCAGCGCTGAGGTCTCTTCCACTCACAGCCACCGTTGCTGAAGCTCTCTCTGCTCTTAAAAACACTGATGACAACTTCCTAAGCGTATGGAAGTGCGATCATACCTCTAAATCCATAACTAAAACTGGCTTTAATGGAGATCATGTTGACGATGATAATTGTAAATGTGTAGGCAAAGTCAGTATGGTTGATGTTATTTGCTATCTTTCACAGGATAACAATTTGGTCTCACCTGCTGTTGCTCTTGAATCTCCTGTCTCTGTTCTATTGCCTGAGATTCCTGGCCTTGTTATGCATGTGGATCCATCTTCGAG CTTATTGGAGGCAATTGATCTGATCATTGAAGGAGCTCAAAACCTTGTGGTACCAATTAAGACAAGAGTAACAACCTCAAGAAGAAAACATCAGGCAAAAGTCTCAGCAACACTCACCGGACTAACCACCATCCACGACGGCGGCCGGGAATTCTGCTGGTTAGCTCAAGAAGATATAGTCAGATTCCTCCTAAGTTCAATAGGCCTTTTCTCTCCAATCCCAGCACTCTCAATCGACACACTCGGCATAATAACTACTGAAATATTCACTATAACCTACAACTCACCGGCTTCCGCCGCATTGGAAGCGATTTCCACCTCTCTGGCCACCCAAACATCGGTGGCCGTGGTGGACGGCGAAGAAGGTGTCCTAATTGGAGAGCTCTCACCCTCCACATTAGCCTGCTGCGATGAAACTGTAGCAGCAGCCATCACAACCCTATCTGCCGGAGATCTAATGGCTTATATCGACTGCGGCGGCCCGCCGGAGGATCTTGTTAGGGTTGTTATGGCACGGTGTAAGCAGCGAGGCCTGGAAGCTATGCTTGAAGAATTCACGAAATCAAGTAATTCACTAGTCTCGCATTCAtcattttcttcatcatcatcatcagatgAAGAGTCGGTATCAAGAAGGTATAGTAGATCAATGAGCTATTCAGCAAGAATGGGGAGAAGAGCAGAAGCCATAGTTTGTCACCCGAAAAGCTCACTTGTAGCAGTCATGATTCAAGCAATTGCACATAGAGTGAATTATGTGTGGGTTGTAGAAGATGATTGTAGTTTGGTTGGAATTGTAACATTTTGTAATATGTTAGAGGTTTTTAGAGAACATCTTGAGTCCTTAGCCTAG
- the LOC136218889 gene encoding CBS domain-containing protein CBSX5 isoform X2, with translation MAVSLLTHVISDLCLGKPALRSLPLTATVAEALSALKNTDDNFLSDNNLVSPAVALESPVSVLLPEIPGLVMHVDPSSSLLEAIDLIIEGAQNLVVPIKTRVTTSRRKHQAKVSATLTGLTTIHDGGREFCWLAQEDIVRFLLSSIGLFSPIPALSIDTLGIITTEIFTITYNSPASAALEAISTSLATQTSVAVVDGEEGVLIGELSPSTLACCDETVAAAITTLSAGDLMAYIDCGGPPEDLVRVVMARCKQRGLEAMLEEFTKSSNSLVSHSSFSSSSSSDEESVSRRYSRSMSYSARMGRRAEAIVCHPKSSLVAVMIQAIAHRVNYVWVVEDDCSLVGIVTFCNMLEVFREHLESLA, from the exons atggcagtGAGCTTACTTACGCACGTGATATCCGACCTCTGTCTTGGCAAACCAGCGCTGAGGTCTCTTCCACTCACAGCCACCGTTGCTGAAGCTCTCTCTGCTCTTAAAAACACTGATGACAACTTCCTAAGC GATAACAATTTGGTCTCACCTGCTGTTGCTCTTGAATCTCCTGTCTCTGTTCTATTGCCTGAGATTCCTGGCCTTGTTATGCATGTGGATCCATCTTCGAG CTTATTGGAGGCAATTGATCTGATCATTGAAGGAGCTCAAAACCTTGTGGTACCAATTAAGACAAGAGTAACAACCTCAAGAAGAAAACATCAGGCAAAAGTCTCAGCAACACTCACCGGACTAACCACCATCCACGACGGCGGCCGGGAATTCTGCTGGTTAGCTCAAGAAGATATAGTCAGATTCCTCCTAAGTTCAATAGGCCTTTTCTCTCCAATCCCAGCACTCTCAATCGACACACTCGGCATAATAACTACTGAAATATTCACTATAACCTACAACTCACCGGCTTCCGCCGCATTGGAAGCGATTTCCACCTCTCTGGCCACCCAAACATCGGTGGCCGTGGTGGACGGCGAAGAAGGTGTCCTAATTGGAGAGCTCTCACCCTCCACATTAGCCTGCTGCGATGAAACTGTAGCAGCAGCCATCACAACCCTATCTGCCGGAGATCTAATGGCTTATATCGACTGCGGCGGCCCGCCGGAGGATCTTGTTAGGGTTGTTATGGCACGGTGTAAGCAGCGAGGCCTGGAAGCTATGCTTGAAGAATTCACGAAATCAAGTAATTCACTAGTCTCGCATTCAtcattttcttcatcatcatcatcagatgAAGAGTCGGTATCAAGAAGGTATAGTAGATCAATGAGCTATTCAGCAAGAATGGGGAGAAGAGCAGAAGCCATAGTTTGTCACCCGAAAAGCTCACTTGTAGCAGTCATGATTCAAGCAATTGCACATAGAGTGAATTATGTGTGGGTTGTAGAAGATGATTGTAGTTTGGTTGGAATTGTAACATTTTGTAATATGTTAGAGGTTTTTAGAGAACATCTTGAGTCCTTAGCCTAG